ACCTTGATCGCCTTGGCCGGGGCGGCGTTCTTGCCGTCCTTGCCCTTGCGGATGGGCTTGCGGCGGTCGCCGCTGCTCTTTCCTGCCATGAGTTGTGCGTTTCCTTTAGAAGTTGTCGGCCCGGGGGCCGAGAAGTATTAGAACGGAGTCTCGTCGGGGTAGTTGCCCGGGGTGTTCCACGAATCGCTCGACGATCCGGGGGCACTGGCTGCCCACGGCTCTTCGGCGACCTGGCCACCACCGCGCGGAGCACCACCGTCACGAGATGACGCGGCGCGAGTGACCTGTGCGGTCGCGTAGCGCAGGCTCGGGCCGATTTCGTCGACCTCGAGCTCGATGCTCGTACGCTTCTCGCCTTCCTTCGTCTCGTAGGAGCGCTGCTTCAGGCGACCGGTCGCGATGACGCGGCTGCCCTTCGTGAGCGATCCGGCGACGTGCTCGGCGAACTCACGCCAGCAGGACGCGCGGAGGAACAGTGCCTCGCCGTCCTTCCAGTCGTTGCTCGCGCGATCGAACGTGCGCGGGGTCGAGGCGATGGTGAAGTTGGCGACCGCAAGCCCGGACTGCGTGTACCGCAGCTCGGGGTCAGCCGTGAGGTTACCCACAACGGTGATGATGGTCTCGCCGGCCATGGGTTACTCGGCG
This genomic window from Antiquaquibacter oligotrophicus contains:
- a CDS encoding single-stranded DNA-binding protein, coding for MAGETIITVVGNLTADPELRYTQSGLAVANFTIASTPRTFDRASNDWKDGEALFLRASCWREFAEHVAGSLTKGSRVIATGRLKQRSYETKEGEKRTSIELEVDEIGPSLRYATAQVTRAASSRDGGAPRGGGQVAEEPWAASAPGSSSDSWNTPGNYPDETPF